One part of the Streptomyces ferrugineus genome encodes these proteins:
- a CDS encoding FAD-dependent oxidoreductase, with product MTHTPRSVLVIGGGTSGNSLAVLLRRAGIAVDLVEVSPDWKAAAGSGITLQGNALRVLREVGVLDGIEKHGYASDGIGILAPDGTVIAAHADFRTGGEDLPAHIGMQRSRLQQLLIDRVRASGADVRLGVTATAFRQDGAGVDVTFSDGTGRRYDLVVGADGLHSATREMIGITDRPEPTGMAIWRAPAPRPAGVTRTEMIYSGRCFVAGYCPTSEDTVYAYLVERARDRAALDPDSYADEMRSLSEGYGGAWEEIRASFTDPKVVNHTCFDRHLVEGAWHRGRVVLVGDAAHCCPPTLAQGAAMSLEDVLVLAELLTGRGEWDERLLTDYHARRLPRVRMVIDVSVQIGRWLLDRAPDEERGRDVAALMGRTMSALRELP from the coding sequence ATGACCCACACCCCGCGCTCCGTCCTCGTCATCGGGGGCGGCACCTCCGGGAACAGCCTGGCCGTGCTGCTGCGCCGGGCCGGCATCGCCGTCGACCTCGTCGAGGTGAGCCCGGACTGGAAGGCCGCCGCCGGCTCCGGCATCACCCTTCAGGGCAACGCCCTGCGCGTGCTGCGCGAGGTCGGCGTCCTCGACGGCATCGAGAAGCACGGCTACGCCTCCGACGGCATCGGCATCCTCGCCCCCGACGGCACCGTGATCGCCGCCCACGCGGACTTCCGGACCGGCGGCGAGGACCTGCCCGCCCACATCGGCATGCAGCGGTCCCGTCTCCAGCAGCTCCTCATCGACCGGGTGCGCGCCTCGGGCGCCGATGTCCGCCTCGGTGTCACGGCCACCGCCTTCCGGCAGGACGGCGCGGGCGTCGACGTCACCTTCTCGGACGGCACCGGCCGCCGCTACGACCTGGTCGTCGGCGCGGACGGACTGCACTCCGCGACCCGCGAGATGATCGGCATCACGGACCGGCCCGAGCCCACCGGCATGGCCATCTGGCGCGCCCCGGCGCCCCGGCCCGCCGGGGTCACCCGCACCGAGATGATCTACAGCGGCCGCTGCTTCGTCGCCGGGTACTGTCCGACCAGCGAGGACACGGTGTACGCCTACCTCGTCGAGCGGGCCCGCGACCGGGCCGCGCTGGATCCGGACTCGTACGCCGACGAGATGCGGTCCCTCAGCGAGGGCTACGGCGGGGCGTGGGAGGAGATCCGCGCCTCGTTCACCGATCCGAAGGTCGTCAACCACACCTGTTTCGACCGGCATCTGGTGGAGGGCGCCTGGCACCGCGGCCGGGTGGTGCTGGTCGGCGACGCCGCGCACTGCTGCCCGCCCACCCTCGCCCAGGGCGCCGCGATGTCCCTGGAGGACGTCCTGGTCCTCGCCGAGCTGCTGACCGGCCGGGGCGAGTGGGACGAGCGGCTGCTCACCGACTACCACGCCCGGCGGCTGCCCCGGGTGCGCATGGTCATCGACGTCTCCGTGCAGATCGGCCGGTGGCTGCTGGACCGGGCGCCCGACGAGGAGCGCGGCAGGGACGTGGCCGCGCTGATGGGCCGCACCATGAGCGCGCTCAGGGAACTCCCGTGA
- a CDS encoding amidohydrolase family protein, producing MTGPLPSAPTIDVHAHLLLPEVEEAVAGHPALAEARRLDARRNGPAALAVNGPMVGARVPRLTDVERRLAAMDEAGVDVQLVSPSPNHYHYWAGPRLADRICRAANEGTAAHCAKAPDRLYGLGLVPLQHPGLAVALLDHALDQGLRGVEISSHAPGPGGARDVELSDPRLAPFWARAQETGCLVFLHPFGCTLDERLDRWYLSNTVGQPTENAVALSHLIFSGALDRHPGLKLIAAHGGGYLPTHIGRSDHAWRARPDARVCGREPSSYLGQLYFDSLVHDPYVLRELVRAAGADRVLLGSDFPFDMGTDDPLGALRAAGLPDHDFHAVRGGNAAALLNLV from the coding sequence GTGACCGGCCCCCTGCCGTCGGCGCCGACGATCGACGTGCACGCCCATCTCCTGCTGCCGGAGGTCGAGGAGGCCGTCGCCGGGCACCCCGCTCTCGCCGAGGCCCGGCGTCTCGACGCCCGCCGCAACGGCCCGGCGGCGCTCGCGGTGAACGGTCCGATGGTGGGGGCGCGGGTGCCGAGGCTGACGGACGTGGAGAGGCGGCTGGCGGCCATGGACGAGGCCGGTGTGGACGTACAGCTGGTCAGCCCCTCGCCGAACCACTACCACTACTGGGCCGGGCCCCGACTGGCCGACAGGATCTGCCGGGCGGCGAACGAGGGCACCGCCGCGCACTGCGCCAAGGCCCCCGACCGGCTGTACGGCCTCGGTCTGGTCCCACTCCAGCACCCCGGCCTCGCGGTCGCGCTGCTCGACCACGCGCTGGACCAGGGGCTGAGGGGAGTCGAGATCTCCTCGCACGCCCCGGGGCCGGGCGGGGCACGGGACGTGGAGCTCTCCGACCCGCGCCTCGCACCCTTCTGGGCACGCGCGCAGGAGACGGGTTGCCTCGTCTTCCTGCACCCGTTCGGCTGCACCCTCGACGAGCGGCTGGACCGGTGGTACCTGTCCAACACCGTCGGCCAGCCCACCGAGAACGCCGTCGCCCTCTCCCATCTGATCTTCTCCGGAGCCCTGGACCGCCACCCGGGACTGAAGCTGATCGCGGCGCACGGGGGCGGCTATCTGCCCACCCACATCGGCCGCTCCGACCACGCCTGGCGGGCCCGCCCCGACGCGCGGGTCTGCGGACGGGAACCCAGCAGCTATCTGGGACAGCTGTACTTCGACTCCCTCGTCCACGACCCGTACGTCCTGCGGGAGTTGGTCCGCGCCGCCGGCGCCGACCGGGTCCTGCTCGGCTCCGACTTCCCCTTCGACATGGGCACCGACGATCCGCTGGGCGCGCTGCGCGCGGCCGGTCTGCCCGACCACGACTTCCACGCGGTGCGGGGCGGCAATGCCGCCGCCCTGCTGAACCTCGTCTGA
- a CDS encoding VOC family protein: protein MTDRPLTHLRHVDLAVPDYDRQLDFYAGVWGLTKVAEDSGISFLAAEGSPEQYVVRLRKADEKRLDLVSYGAGSAADVDALAERLLSRDVRLISQPGKVDTPGGGYGFRFFDGDGRTVEVSADVEARRHRRVEEKESIPVRLSHVVLNSPDLNRTRAWYETHLGFRLSDTLSSPHMGEVMHFMRISNQHHSMAIAQGPHTSLHHVSFEMRGLDEYMRGSGRVMRAGVRKIWGPGRHMAGDNTFTYFLDPHGNTVEYTTELEELDEDTWHPHVYDFSRPEVTDQWGTANPMNELVAKESFNDVDRGCFVAPPV, encoded by the coding sequence ATGACCGACCGCCCGCTCACCCACCTGCGGCACGTCGACCTCGCCGTACCCGACTACGACAGGCAACTCGACTTCTACGCCGGCGTCTGGGGCCTGACCAAGGTCGCCGAGGACTCCGGGATCTCCTTCCTCGCCGCCGAGGGCAGCCCGGAGCAGTACGTCGTACGGCTGCGCAAGGCCGACGAGAAGCGCCTCGACCTGGTCTCCTACGGAGCGGGCAGCGCGGCCGACGTGGACGCGCTCGCCGAGCGACTGCTGTCCCGGGACGTGCGGTTGATCTCCCAGCCTGGCAAGGTCGACACCCCCGGCGGCGGCTACGGCTTCCGCTTCTTCGACGGCGACGGCCGCACCGTCGAGGTCTCCGCCGATGTCGAGGCCCGGCGGCACCGCCGTGTCGAGGAGAAGGAGTCGATCCCGGTCCGTCTGTCGCACGTGGTGCTCAACTCCCCGGACCTGAACCGGACCCGCGCGTGGTACGAGACCCACCTGGGCTTCCGTCTCTCCGACACGCTCAGCTCGCCGCACATGGGCGAGGTCATGCACTTCATGCGGATCAGCAACCAGCACCATTCGATGGCCATCGCGCAGGGCCCGCACACCTCCCTGCACCACGTCTCGTTCGAGATGCGCGGACTGGACGAGTACATGCGCGGCTCCGGGCGGGTGATGCGGGCCGGCGTGCGCAAGATCTGGGGCCCGGGACGGCACATGGCGGGCGACAACACCTTCACGTACTTCCTCGACCCGCACGGCAACACCGTCGAGTACACCACCGAGCTGGAGGAGCTGGACGAGGACACCTGGCACCCGCACGTCTACGACTTCTCCCGGCCCGAGGTCACCGACCAGTGGGGCACGGCGAACCCGATGAACGAGCTGGTCGCCAAGGAGTCGTTCAACGATGTCGACCGCGGCTGCTTCGTCGCCCCGCCGGTGTAG
- a CDS encoding fumarylacetoacetate hydrolase family protein, which yields MRIATYRYEGRRHCGIVDGTVVRALPDGTSPLDAVGTAPVADPVPLSDVRLLPPLEPPTVRDFVTFEEHVEGVRRSVDGTSGVPERWYAAPTFYFTNPYAVYGPHDDIPMPPGSAVLDFELEVAAVIGRAGRDLTPEQARDHIVGYTVLNDWSARDLQSAEMKVGLGPCKGKDTATTLGPYLVTADELEHYRDADGFLRLALTAEVNGEVVGEDLLSNMSWTFEEMVAYASRGTWVRPGDVLGSGTCGNGGCLAELWGLRGRHDPPPLQPGDTVTLTVEGIGSVSSTVVPGVDPVPLPTGRRRDRARPWAV from the coding sequence ATGCGTATCGCCACTTACCGGTACGAGGGGCGCCGCCACTGCGGGATCGTGGACGGCACCGTCGTGCGGGCCCTGCCCGACGGCACCTCCCCCCTCGACGCCGTCGGCACCGCTCCGGTGGCAGATCCCGTCCCGCTGTCGGACGTACGCCTGCTGCCGCCGCTGGAGCCGCCGACCGTCCGGGACTTCGTCACCTTCGAGGAGCACGTGGAGGGCGTACGGCGCTCCGTGGACGGCACTTCCGGGGTGCCGGAGCGGTGGTACGCGGCGCCGACGTTCTACTTCACCAACCCCTACGCGGTGTACGGCCCGCACGACGACATCCCGATGCCGCCGGGGTCGGCCGTGCTCGACTTCGAACTCGAGGTCGCCGCGGTGATCGGCCGTGCGGGCCGTGACCTCACCCCCGAGCAGGCCCGCGACCACATCGTCGGCTACACCGTCCTCAACGACTGGTCCGCCCGTGACCTGCAGTCGGCGGAGATGAAGGTGGGCCTCGGCCCGTGCAAGGGCAAGGACACCGCGACCACGCTCGGCCCGTACCTGGTCACCGCCGACGAGCTGGAGCACTACCGCGACGCCGACGGCTTCCTGCGGCTGGCGCTGACCGCCGAGGTCAACGGCGAGGTGGTCGGGGAGGACCTGCTGTCCAACATGAGCTGGACGTTCGAGGAGATGGTCGCCTACGCCTCGCGCGGGACGTGGGTACGCCCCGGAGACGTGCTGGGCTCCGGCACCTGCGGCAACGGCGGCTGTCTGGCGGAGCTGTGGGGCCTGCGCGGCAGACACGACCCGCCGCCGCTGCAGCCCGGCGACACGGTCACGCTCACCGTGGAGGGCATCGGTTCCGTGTCCAGCACCGTGGTCCCGGGTGTGGACCCGGTGCCCCTGCCGACGGGCCGTCGCCGCGACCGGGCGCGGCCGTGGGCGGTCTGA
- a CDS encoding SpoIIE family protein phosphatase produces the protein MDAPRERPDAPTFAEPRAPFDASSDAAAVVSGQGVVLGWTRAAQELLGLRASEIVGASAARLLAVPGDPVRVAGIAERCRAGMGWSGQIPVRHRDGHRIDVDLRVSASFRIGAEECFLISARGQRRQWEVGQSVLDGFLTRSPVGMAVMDTELRYIWLNDTLERFGGVPREQRLGRRLSELLPGLQADTIEGLMRKVLETGVPVTDYEYVGWSWADPRRQHAYSTSFFPLVAADNSITGVCYMVSDVTERWNARQLLSLVNEAGTRIGTTLDVLWTAQELADFAVPRFADFVVVDLLEPVLSNEGHGAWLPDAGPAPAKPVMRRAGMSSVREGCPEAVARVGERVDFVPPPHSAHLLIDGDPILIPVLDPSDELWVTEQPERAASMREFGLHSLISVPMRARNTSLGLTTFIRSLNPVSFQPDDVLVAQELVARAALCVDNARRYTREHTAAVTLQRSLLPHALSGGTALEVASSYLPADPTGGVGGDWFDVIPLSGARVGLVVGDVVGHGITAAATMGRLRTAVQTLADMEMPPDELLAHLDDLVLRLSEERPEDETADQARRGTTGFLGATCLYAVYDPVTRRCTMARAGHPPPVVVAPDGQVSFPEPPPGPPLGLGGMAFEVGEIELAENSLLGLYTDGLVAAADRDMEHGMTRLGDLLSRRDLDLDTLCSTAVRELVPAPQPDDIALLLARTHALGTDNVVSWDVPVDPAAVADVRARATRQTQDWGFGELAMTTELIVSELVTNAIRYAEPPIRLRLLRDCRLTCEVADASSTAPRLRHARSMDEGGRGLFLVAQLAHRWGARYTAGGKIIWAEQEIP, from the coding sequence ATGGATGCTCCGCGAGAAAGGCCCGACGCGCCCACGTTCGCAGAACCGCGCGCCCCCTTCGACGCGTCCAGCGACGCCGCGGCGGTGGTGTCCGGTCAGGGCGTGGTGCTCGGCTGGACCCGGGCCGCGCAGGAACTCCTCGGCCTGCGCGCGTCGGAGATCGTCGGCGCCTCCGCCGCCCGGCTGCTGGCGGTGCCCGGTGACCCGGTCCGGGTGGCCGGGATCGCGGAGCGCTGCCGGGCCGGCATGGGGTGGAGCGGCCAGATCCCCGTACGGCATCGCGACGGCCACCGGATCGACGTCGACCTGCGGGTCTCCGCGTCCTTCCGCATCGGCGCCGAGGAGTGCTTCCTGATCTCGGCGCGCGGGCAGCGGCGCCAGTGGGAGGTGGGCCAGTCCGTCCTCGACGGCTTCCTGACCCGCTCCCCGGTCGGCATGGCCGTGATGGACACCGAGCTGCGCTACATCTGGCTCAACGACACCCTGGAGCGCTTCGGCGGCGTGCCCCGCGAGCAGCGCCTCGGCCGCCGGCTCAGCGAACTGCTGCCCGGGCTGCAGGCGGACACCATCGAGGGCCTGATGCGCAAGGTCCTGGAGACCGGCGTCCCGGTCACCGACTACGAATACGTGGGCTGGAGCTGGGCCGACCCACGCCGCCAGCACGCCTACTCGACGTCGTTCTTCCCGCTCGTGGCCGCCGACAACTCGATCACCGGCGTCTGCTACATGGTCTCCGACGTCACCGAGCGTTGGAACGCCCGCCAGCTGCTGTCGCTGGTCAACGAGGCCGGGACACGCATCGGCACCACGCTGGACGTGCTGTGGACGGCGCAGGAGCTGGCCGACTTCGCCGTGCCCCGGTTCGCGGACTTCGTCGTCGTGGACCTGCTGGAGCCCGTGCTCAGCAACGAGGGCCACGGGGCGTGGCTGCCCGACGCGGGCCCGGCCCCGGCCAAGCCGGTGATGCGCCGGGCCGGCATGAGCTCGGTGCGCGAGGGCTGCCCCGAGGCCGTGGCGCGAGTCGGGGAACGGGTGGACTTCGTGCCGCCGCCGCACAGCGCGCATCTACTCATCGACGGCGACCCGATCCTCATCCCGGTCCTCGACCCGTCCGACGAACTGTGGGTCACCGAACAGCCCGAGCGGGCGGCCAGCATGCGCGAGTTCGGCCTGCACTCCCTGATCTCGGTGCCGATGCGGGCCCGCAACACCTCGCTCGGCCTCACCACGTTCATCCGCTCGCTCAATCCCGTCTCCTTCCAGCCCGACGACGTCCTGGTCGCCCAGGAACTGGTGGCCCGTGCCGCGCTGTGCGTCGACAACGCCCGCCGCTACACCCGAGAGCACACGGCCGCGGTCACCCTCCAGCGCAGCCTGCTGCCGCATGCCCTGTCGGGCGGTACGGCCCTCGAGGTGGCCTCCTCCTATCTGCCGGCGGACCCGACGGGAGGCGTCGGCGGCGACTGGTTCGACGTGATCCCGCTGTCCGGCGCCCGGGTCGGCCTGGTCGTCGGCGACGTGGTCGGGCACGGCATCACGGCCGCGGCGACCATGGGCCGGCTGCGCACCGCCGTACAGACCCTCGCCGACATGGAGATGCCGCCCGACGAACTGCTGGCCCACCTCGACGACCTGGTGCTCCGGCTCAGCGAGGAGCGCCCCGAGGACGAGACGGCGGACCAGGCCCGCCGCGGCACCACCGGATTCCTCGGCGCGACCTGTCTGTACGCCGTCTACGACCCGGTCACCAGGCGCTGCACGATGGCCCGCGCCGGACACCCGCCCCCGGTCGTAGTCGCGCCCGACGGACAGGTCTCCTTCCCCGAACCCCCGCCCGGACCGCCGCTGGGGCTCGGCGGGATGGCGTTCGAGGTCGGCGAGATCGAACTCGCCGAGAACAGCCTGCTCGGCCTCTACACCGACGGCCTGGTCGCCGCCGCCGACCGCGACATGGAGCACGGCATGACCCGGCTCGGCGACCTGCTGTCCCGGCGGGACCTCGACCTGGACACCCTGTGCTCCACCGCGGTACGCGAGCTGGTGCCCGCGCCGCAGCCCGACGACATCGCCCTGCTGTTGGCGCGCACCCACGCCCTGGGCACCGACAACGTCGTGTCGTGGGACGTGCCCGTCGACCCGGCGGCCGTCGCCGACGTCCGCGCCCGGGCGACCCGCCAGACGCAGGATTGGGGCTTCGGCGAACTGGCCATGACGACCGAGCTGATCGTCAGCGAACTGGTCACCAACGCCATCCGCTACGCCGAACCCCCCATCCGCCTACGGCTGCTCCGCGACTGTCGACTGACCTGCGAGGTCGCCGACGCCAGCAGCACCGCGCCACGCCTGCGGCACGCCCGGAGCATGGACGAGGGCGGCCGGGGCCTGTTCCTGGTGGCCCAGCTCGCCCACCGCTGGGGCGCCCGCTACACGGCCGGCGGAAAGATCATCTGGGCCGAGCAGGAGATCCCGTAG
- a CDS encoding SpoIIE family protein phosphatase: MTAESFQSGGGGYGPDQPPRPTGLLDVLSVAAVVVDASGRVVFWTPQAEDLFGYTAEEALGTPAARLFIHPEHLPAVVQLFTEVLETGRSWAGTFPVRHKDGSTRLTEFRNMRLLDDLGDVYALGIAADHSLLQRVETDLALCERLINQSPIGLALVAPDLHFLLVNPALERIDGIPAEDHVGRPLRETLSLPDIDTIESCLRQVLTTGTPLLDQYHVGRPPADPEHEHAWSLSFYRLEDPGGRVLGAGISFVDVTERHRAAAEADRARRRLALIADASTRVGTTLEVEATAHELAEVAAPELADVVAVDILDSALACRRMRRPDNGPELFRALALKAAHPSVALRAADPPGDLAAYDGDRLVTLCVHTGRPVLVRHVGEDDLRRIARDAEAISLLARAGVHSYLAVPLIAHGEVLGALDLKRTRNPVPFDEDDVVLAGELASRAAVAIDNARWFQSVRNTALTLQRSLLPDHPPHHTGLELASRYQPAQATSEVGGDWYDVIPLEDDKTTLVVGDVMGNGIDAAATMGRLRTATCAYADLDLAPGAVLRHLDKITCDLEHYIVTCLYAVFDPHTRRCHIANAGHMPPALARPGHPPRLLELPAGAPLGVGDITFGTTTVDLHPGDLLVLYTDGLVETRHHPIDDRLDALLGFLDEPARPLEETCDLLLYGLRHPDDHDDVALLVARVL, translated from the coding sequence ATGACAGCCGAGTCCTTCCAGTCCGGCGGTGGCGGGTACGGCCCGGACCAGCCGCCCCGGCCGACCGGGCTGCTCGATGTGCTGAGCGTGGCCGCGGTGGTCGTGGACGCGAGCGGGCGCGTGGTGTTCTGGACGCCGCAGGCCGAGGACCTCTTCGGATACACCGCCGAGGAGGCGCTGGGCACACCCGCGGCACGGCTGTTCATCCACCCCGAGCATCTGCCGGCCGTGGTGCAGCTGTTCACGGAGGTGCTGGAGACCGGCCGCAGCTGGGCCGGCACCTTCCCGGTGCGGCACAAGGACGGCAGCACCCGGCTGACGGAGTTCCGCAACATGCGCCTCCTCGACGACCTCGGGGACGTCTACGCCCTCGGCATCGCCGCCGACCACTCCCTGCTGCAGCGGGTGGAGACCGATCTGGCGCTGTGCGAGCGGTTGATCAACCAGTCCCCGATCGGTCTCGCCCTCGTCGCCCCCGATCTGCACTTCCTGCTGGTCAACCCGGCCCTGGAGCGCATCGACGGCATCCCCGCCGAGGACCACGTGGGCCGCCCGCTGCGGGAGACCCTGTCGCTGCCCGACATCGACACCATCGAGTCCTGTCTGCGCCAGGTCCTCACCACCGGCACCCCGCTGCTCGACCAGTACCACGTGGGCCGCCCGCCCGCCGACCCCGAGCACGAGCACGCCTGGTCGCTGTCGTTCTACCGGCTGGAGGACCCCGGCGGGCGGGTCCTGGGCGCGGGCATCTCGTTCGTCGACGTCACCGAGCGGCACCGCGCGGCCGCCGAGGCCGACCGGGCCCGACGGCGCCTGGCCCTGATCGCCGACGCCTCCACCCGGGTCGGCACCACGCTGGAGGTGGAGGCCACCGCGCACGAGCTGGCGGAGGTCGCCGCACCGGAACTGGCCGACGTGGTCGCCGTGGACATACTGGACTCCGCGCTGGCGTGCCGGCGGATGCGCCGACCGGACAACGGCCCGGAGCTGTTCCGCGCCCTCGCCCTCAAGGCGGCGCACCCCAGCGTGGCCCTGCGCGCCGCCGACCCGCCCGGTGACCTCGCGGCGTACGACGGGGACCGGCTGGTCACGCTGTGCGTGCACACCGGCCGGCCGGTGCTGGTGCGGCATGTCGGCGAGGACGATCTGCGGCGCATCGCCCGGGACGCCGAGGCCATCTCGCTGTTGGCGCGGGCGGGCGTGCACTCGTATCTCGCGGTGCCGTTGATCGCGCACGGCGAGGTGCTGGGCGCGCTCGATCTCAAGCGGACGCGCAATCCGGTGCCGTTCGACGAGGACGACGTCGTGCTGGCCGGTGAACTGGCCAGCCGGGCCGCGGTGGCCATCGACAACGCCCGCTGGTTCCAGAGCGTGCGCAACACCGCCCTCACCCTCCAGCGCAGCCTGCTGCCCGACCATCCGCCGCACCACACCGGCCTGGAGCTGGCCTCCCGCTACCAGCCGGCGCAGGCCACCAGCGAGGTCGGCGGCGACTGGTACGACGTGATTCCGCTGGAGGACGACAAGACCACGCTGGTCGTCGGCGACGTGATGGGCAACGGCATCGACGCCGCCGCCACCATGGGCCGGCTGCGCACCGCCACCTGCGCCTACGCCGACCTCGACCTCGCTCCGGGCGCCGTGCTCAGACACCTGGACAAGATCACCTGCGATCTGGAGCACTACATCGTCACCTGCCTGTACGCGGTGTTCGACCCGCACACCAGGCGCTGCCACATCGCCAACGCCGGCCATATGCCGCCCGCGCTGGCCCGCCCCGGGCACCCGCCGCGGCTGCTCGAACTGCCCGCGGGAGCGCCGCTCGGCGTCGGCGACATCACGTTCGGCACCACCACGGTCGACCTCCACCCCGGCGATCTGCTGGTCCTGTACACCGACGGCCTCGTCGAGACGCGGCACCACCCCATCGACGACCGCCTGGACGCTCTCCTCGGCTTCCTGGACGAACCCGCCAGACCCCTGGAGGAGACCTGCGACCTGCTCCTGTACGGCCTGCGCCATCCCGACGACCACGACGACGTCGCCCTGCTGGTCGCCCGGGTGCTGTAG
- a CDS encoding IclR family transcriptional regulator produces MGARDGPTLIGSVQRAFRLLEAVSAHENGAPAKQLARETDLPLATAYHLLRTLVHDGYVRKLDDGGFILGERLQTLHTAGRTQALLSRIRPTLAALRDELSTAAYLTFYEEGEIRVAEIVDGPRAPRVDLWVGFEDSGHATALGKSVLRELDDEERKDYLSRHALADLTPRTITDPPELLRRLDSSPLAPAVTDMEEYSLGTVCVAVPVYSGTTLGSLGVSLRADRRFRLEETRARLEEVRARLIPTASRITRGLSLTI; encoded by the coding sequence ATGGGTGCTCGCGACGGCCCCACGCTGATCGGGTCGGTGCAGCGTGCCTTCCGCCTGCTGGAGGCGGTGAGCGCGCACGAGAACGGTGCGCCGGCCAAGCAACTGGCCCGGGAGACCGACCTGCCGCTGGCCACGGCCTACCACCTGCTGCGGACGCTGGTCCACGACGGCTATGTGCGCAAGCTCGACGACGGCGGGTTCATCCTCGGCGAGCGGCTCCAGACGCTGCACACGGCGGGCCGGACACAGGCGCTGCTCAGCCGGATCCGGCCCACGCTCGCCGCGCTGCGGGACGAACTGTCCACCGCCGCCTACCTCACCTTCTACGAGGAGGGCGAGATCCGGGTCGCCGAGATCGTCGACGGTCCGCGCGCTCCCCGGGTCGATCTGTGGGTGGGGTTCGAGGACTCGGGGCACGCCACGGCGCTGGGCAAGTCGGTGCTGCGGGAGCTGGACGACGAGGAGCGCAAGGACTACCTGTCGCGGCACGCCCTCGCCGACCTCACGCCCAGGACCATCACCGATCCCCCGGAGCTGCTGCGGCGGCTGGACTCCTCGCCCCTGGCCCCGGCGGTCACGGACATGGAGGAGTACTCCCTCGGCACGGTCTGTGTCGCGGTGCCCGTCTACAGCGGGACCACCCTCGGCTCGCTCGGCGTCTCGCTGCGCGCCGACCGCCGCTTCCGGCTGGAGGAGACGCGGGCCCGGCTGGAGGAGGTCCGGGCGCGGCTGATCCCGACCGCGAGCCGCATCACCCGGGGCCTGTCGCTCACTATCTGA
- a CDS encoding PP2C family protein-serine/threonine phosphatase, whose translation MSHAQDHGRDHWPRRLVAASPVLPILIVSALVLVDLVGGSGMAWVPLLATGPALAATTCGPRGVLLVGLLSVVVGVSLGVRGGAPGSELAVALAALLVVTLACAVTSALRGRRERVLAAVRSVAEAAQHALLQPVPATVGPFQVAVRYSAAAAEARIGGDLYALVSTPYGVRLIVGDVRGKGLPAVGTAALVLGVFREAAHDEPDLLDVVARIERSLARNLGSDDFVTAVVAGYPRRGQLEVVNCGHAPPLLVRDSVVVPVEPDRPAPPLGLRALSGETPELHVLPFDDEDQLLLYTDGVTEARDHDREFYPLAEGLARHTCDDPVATVTALHDELLTHVGGRLHDDAALLLLRMPPATQAPATCDTPDGGRVESCSP comes from the coding sequence ATGAGCCACGCCCAGGATCACGGTCGTGACCATTGGCCGAGGCGGCTGGTCGCCGCCTCGCCCGTACTGCCCATACTGATCGTCTCCGCCCTCGTGCTCGTCGATCTCGTCGGCGGGTCGGGGATGGCGTGGGTGCCGCTGCTTGCCACGGGACCCGCCCTCGCCGCCACCACCTGTGGTCCGCGCGGCGTCCTGCTCGTGGGGCTGCTGTCCGTCGTCGTGGGCGTGAGCCTCGGTGTGCGGGGCGGTGCTCCGGGCAGTGAGCTGGCGGTCGCGCTGGCCGCGCTGCTGGTCGTCACCCTGGCGTGTGCAGTGACCAGCGCGCTGCGCGGGCGGCGCGAGCGGGTGCTGGCCGCCGTCCGCTCGGTCGCCGAGGCCGCGCAGCACGCGCTGCTCCAACCCGTGCCGGCGACCGTCGGCCCGTTCCAGGTGGCCGTCCGCTACAGCGCCGCCGCCGCGGAGGCCCGGATCGGCGGCGATCTGTACGCCCTGGTGTCCACGCCGTACGGCGTCCGGCTGATCGTCGGCGATGTGCGCGGCAAGGGGCTGCCGGCCGTGGGGACGGCGGCGCTGGTGCTCGGTGTGTTCCGGGAGGCCGCCCATGACGAGCCCGATCTGCTCGACGTCGTCGCGCGGATCGAGCGCAGCCTGGCGCGCAACCTGGGCAGCGACGACTTCGTCACCGCCGTGGTCGCCGGGTATCCGCGGCGGGGGCAGCTCGAGGTGGTCAACTGTGGTCACGCGCCGCCGCTGCTGGTGCGCGACTCCGTCGTCGTACCGGTGGAGCCGGACCGTCCGGCCCCGCCGCTCGGCCTGCGCGCCCTGTCGGGCGAGACGCCCGAGCTGCATGTGCTGCCCTTCGACGACGAGGACCAGCTCCTGCTCTACACCGACGGCGTCACCGAGGCCCGCGACCACGACCGGGAGTTCTATCCGCTCGCCGAGGGCCTGGCCCGGCACACGTGCGACGACCCGGTGGCCACGGTCACCGCACTCCACGACGAACTGCTGACCCACGTGGGCGGCCGACTGCACGACGACGCGGCCCTGCTGCTGCTCCGCATGCCGCCGGCCACGCAAGCCCCCGCCACCTGTGACACGCCCGACGGCGGGCGCGTCGAGTCCTGCTCACCGTAG